One region of Deinococcus sp. Leaf326 genomic DNA includes:
- a CDS encoding tripartite tricarboxylate transporter TctB family protein: MHRPQQIAAVILLLFAAFIVWQALRLQYYTPLGPGAGFFAVWLGGLLSLLALVQLLQATRASRKPVAVDPAISGSPEREEEQAMPTGRALLRVGAVLGALILTGLLLPVLGFQVTVFVLLVFLLLGLERVRPLTTLIVAVVFSVGLFQILTRYLDVELPLASLSFLKQLGL; this comes from the coding sequence ATGCACCGACCTCAGCAAATCGCCGCCGTCATCCTTCTGCTCTTTGCTGCCTTCATTGTGTGGCAAGCGTTGAGACTCCAGTACTACACCCCTCTCGGTCCGGGAGCAGGCTTTTTCGCCGTCTGGCTCGGCGGCCTTCTCAGCCTCCTGGCTCTCGTTCAACTCCTTCAAGCGACCCGGGCGTCCCGCAAGCCAGTAGCCGTTGATCCGGCGATCAGTGGGAGTCCAGAGAGGGAAGAGGAGCAAGCGATGCCTACTGGGCGCGCACTCCTGCGCGTCGGAGCCGTACTTGGAGCCCTGATCCTCACTGGCCTGCTGCTGCCCGTGCTTGGCTTTCAGGTTACCGTCTTCGTCCTGCTGGTCTTCCTCCTGCTGGGCCTGGAACGGGTGCGTCCCCTGACCACCCTGATCGTTGCCGTGGTGTTCAGTGTCGGCCTGTTCCAGATTCTGACGCGCTACCTCGATGTCGAACTGCCCCTCGCCTCCCTGTCTTTTCTC